The genomic window TAATGACAGGGATTCAAGAATTACATCAAAGATATAAGGGGCAAAAGATTTTACTTGTCGCACATGGAGCAGTAATAAATGCTATTCTAGCTACTATTTCCAATGGTGAGATTGGCACTGGTAAAACAAAATTAATGAACGCTTGTATAAGTAATATTCATTATCACGAGGAGCAATGGAGAGTATATGATTATAATCAAGTTGCTCATCTTTCTAATTATTGTGGGGTGTGACTAGTAAGACGAATTCTAGGACATTTTGTGGGTGAAAGGTGTTTTAGTATACCATCTTGGGTCCTTATGAGTTAGAACATTCTTCATTATGGGGTGAGTAAAATGAGCGAAAAAATAAATTATAAATTCTGGACGGTTTGTTTAGTACGAGATAATGATAAAGTGCTGTTACTAGATAGACAACATGATCATTTCAAAGGATTTATTCCGCCAGGCGGAAAAGTAGAGTTCCCTGAAAGTTTTGTTGAAGGAGCTATAAGAGAAGTAAAAGAAGAAACAGGACTTGAAGTAAGTAATCTTATTTTCAAAGGAATTTATGAATATGTTAATCCTGAAAAAAACGATAGATATATTATTTTCAATTACATAACCAATGATTTTAAAGGGGAGTTAATCCAAAACTCACCTGAAGGCAAGCCTGTATGGATTAAGATTAATGAAGTCAATCATTTACCAATGCAGAAATCAATAAAAAGGAGGCTTCCTTTGTTTTTTGAGGAGGGGACATTTGAATTCCAAGTGTATTGGGACAATGAAAATGAAACCGAGGGCGAAGTGACTCTTAGAAGAACGTAATAGGCCAAAAAGGACTATAGTAAAGTAATGTTACAAGTTTTCTTGAGATTCAAGCCTTTCCCAGATATAATCAAGTGGCCTCTAATAGGTTAGACAGTTCAAAAAGGTGAATTTGACAGTAAGAATAGGATACATTCATGCAAGAGTGATCGTCAGGATCTTATACATGTGATTCAGCTGCATTATAGTTGAATAAAAGAGGTTTCATTAGTATCACTTATTTCTGTTTACGTGAGTTTGATTATTATTTCATTAATCTTATTGCTATCTACAAGTGACTATCTTTCCCTAGATAGGGTTAAGATCACCTACAAAAAGGTTAAGGGCCATCAGCGAGAGAACAGAAAATGGAGAAATATCTAAGCGGAAAAAGAATCAATTGTCTCAATCGAGCGATGTGTATTTTAATTTAGGAATGTATTATCCAGATAATGAAGACAGCTAATACTTGGGGTGTAGTTTTAAAATAGAGTTTGTTCAAAAATCCTGTTGATAGATTGGCAGGATTTTTTTCTTATTATAGAAAAGGATCATTATCTTGAAGACTAGAATTAAAGGTAATACACAGTTTAATAGTCATAAAAATTTAAATTTTTAAAAAATTAGGAGGAATTACATGATTTTTGTCGAAATGGGATTATATACATAAAGATAGTGATAATATGAAAAAATTCAAAAAAATAGCATTGTTATCTGTAGTTTCTTTTGGGTTAATTGCAGGATTTGGAGGTTCTACTGCATCAGCAGGAACACCAGTTGATCATCCAGATTGCATTAAAGTAACTCATAATCATTGGCTATGCTATTAAATTTAAAGTAAAGGGACTGTATTTCTGAACAGTCCCTTTTTTATAGGTTTTCGGCATGCTCACAATGAACTGCTCACAAATTTTTTGCAAATCACTATACTTAACCAAACTATTAAAACACTGATTTATCAACAGTAAAATAGGTGAAAATCGTAGTAGTTGTCGAATACACATCGTAAACGAGTCTTATTTCACTAGTAGATGACAGTTTTTTATCTCCCTTAATTCCAGCTATTTCTATCTACACCATATGGAGAATAGTTCCCCCATGTAGCTCTACCATCAGGGATTCATTTTAGGCATACAAGCTAAGAACAAAATACAATCTCCCATGAAAGAAACAGGGAGGTAAAGGAAGGTTTTATTAATAATGGGCTACCGGTTATG from Bacillus spongiae includes these protein-coding regions:
- a CDS encoding 8-oxo-dGTP diphosphatase, with protein sequence MSEKINYKFWTVCLVRDNDKVLLLDRQHDHFKGFIPPGGKVEFPESFVEGAIREVKEETGLEVSNLIFKGIYEYVNPEKNDRYIIFNYITNDFKGELIQNSPEGKPVWIKINEVNHLPMQKSIKRRLPLFFEEGTFEFQVYWDNENETEGEVTLRRT